One genomic window of Arachis stenosperma cultivar V10309 chromosome 10, arast.V10309.gnm1.PFL2, whole genome shotgun sequence includes the following:
- the LOC130955830 gene encoding uncharacterized protein LOC130955830 yields the protein MGSCGSRPKVSEDPFTKKNRHHRRRRRRILRRRVSSSKIEANNVSHCNSALQLSHRTSDAAWFDSTSALDSECDEEFYSVYDGEAISSHADEIVEDNKKLTSDHCGILPNTCLPCLSSNAIAVDKRRPSSPETPTSRRKSLSKLSFKWREGSSDTILLSPKAPKLKPIAGLSIPFCAIEKQSPGSWSLIEPSSFKVRGKNYFRDKKKEFAPTNAAFYPLGADLFLSQRKIEHIARFIQIPSINIPGDVPSILIVNIQIPLYPATIFQSENDGEGMNVVLYFKLSEKYSKDLPDQFREHITKLLNDEVERVKGFPLDTIAPFRERLKILGRVANVESLSLGATEKKLMNAYNEKPVLSRPQHDFFVGENYLEIDLDVHRFSYIARKGFEGFIERLKHCNLDFALTIQGNKAEDLPEHILCAIRLNKIDYSKFNHLGS from the exons atGGGGAGTTGCGGGTCTAGACCTAAGGTCTCAGAAGACCCCTTCACGAAGAAGAATCGCCATCAtcgaaggagaagaagaagaatcctcCGAAGAAGAGTCTCTTCTAGCAAGATCGAAGCCAATAACGTATCTCACTGCAACTCAGCTCTTCAACTTTCTCATCGCACTTCCG ATGCTGCTTGGTTTGATTCTACTTCAGCCTTGGATTCTGAGTGCGACGAAGAATTTTACAGTGTCTACGATG GGGAAGCTATTTCGAGCCATGCTGATGAAATTGTAGAGGACAACAAAAAGCTTACCTCAGATCACTGCGGGATTCTGCCAAATACTTGCTTGCCTTGTCTTTCTTCTAATGCCATTGCCGTTGACAAAAGAAGGCCGTCAAGTCCAGAGACACCAACTTCGAGGAGAAAGTCGCTTTCTAAACTGTCGTTTAAATGGAGGGAAGGGTCTTCCGACACGATATTAC TTTCACCCAAGGCACCTAAACTAAAGCCAATAGCAGGTTTGTCAATTCCATTTTGTGCAATAGAGAAACAAAGCCCTGGTTCTTGGTCATTAATTGAGCCAAGTTCATTCAAAGTCAGAGGGAAAAACTACTTTAG GGACAAGAAGAAAGAATTTGCGCCAACCAATGCTGCTTTCTATCCCCTTGGAGCAGACCTCTTTCTGTCTCAGCGAAAAATTGAACATATTGCGCGCTTTATACAAATTCCTTCTATAAACATACCTGGGGATGTTCCTTCTATTCTTATTGTAAATATTCAG ATTCCATTGTATCCTGCCACTATCTTCCAAAGTGAAAATGATGGTGAAGGAATGAATGTGGTTTTGTATTTCAAATTATCCGAAAAGTATTCTAAAGACCTCCCAGACCAATTCCGAGAACATATCACT AAATTGCTCAATGACGAAGTGGAGAGAGTTAAAGGCTTCCCCCTAGATACAATTGCACCCTTTAGGGAGAGATTAAAAATCTTAGGGAGAGTGGCAAATGTGGAGAGTCTTTCCTTAGGCGCAACTGAAAAAAAGCTCATGAATGCTTACAATGAAAAACCTGTTCTCTCACGCCCTCAACATGATTTTTTTGTG GGAGAAAACTATCTTGAGATAGATTTGGACGTGCACCGATTTAGCTACATTGCTAGAAAAGGGTTTGAAGGATTTATTGAAAGACTGAAGCATTGTAACCTGGATTTTGCTTTGACAATTCAG GGAAACAAGGCAGAAGACTTGCCAGAGCATATATTATGTGCAATAAGGCTgaataaaattgattatagCAAGTTCAACCATCTTGGCTCTTAA